The proteins below come from a single Polynucleobacter sp. MWH-UH23A genomic window:
- a CDS encoding histone deacetylase: MKAYYSDHFVLPLPPGHRFPMEKYSRLRDLVGALPNVYLIEAPAATDTQLLYAHEPSYLLRVVHGNLSNVEQKEIGFPWSEKMVERSRRSAGATIAATKTAMQEGISGNLAGGTHHAYRNRGSGFCVFNDAAVAARTLQKEVNPKLKVAIVDLDVHQGNGTASILEHDSSIFTLSIHGENNFPFQKEISDLDCGLQDGCDDQTYLQALYECLDQLDRRFKPDFVIYLAGADPHEDDRLGRLKITKEGMRLRDETLFQYGLDRNIPIAFSMAGGYGKEIASTVEIHYQTIQTALQFQMRY; encoded by the coding sequence TTGAAAGCATATTACTCCGACCACTTTGTTTTACCTCTTCCACCGGGGCATCGCTTTCCGATGGAAAAATATTCGCGCTTACGTGATTTGGTCGGCGCCCTTCCTAATGTCTATCTAATTGAGGCTCCTGCCGCCACCGATACGCAGCTGCTCTATGCGCATGAACCAAGTTATTTATTAAGAGTGGTTCATGGAAATTTGAGTAATGTGGAGCAAAAAGAAATCGGTTTCCCATGGAGCGAAAAAATGGTGGAGCGCTCCAGACGCTCCGCTGGCGCAACGATTGCTGCAACCAAAACTGCTATGCAAGAAGGCATTTCAGGAAACCTTGCTGGTGGCACACATCACGCCTATCGCAATCGTGGCAGTGGGTTCTGTGTTTTTAATGATGCAGCAGTTGCAGCACGGACCCTGCAAAAAGAAGTGAACCCCAAACTAAAAGTGGCCATCGTAGATCTCGATGTCCATCAAGGCAATGGCACTGCATCAATACTGGAACATGATTCATCGATATTTACTTTATCTATTCACGGGGAAAATAACTTCCCGTTCCAAAAAGAGATAAGTGATTTGGATTGCGGTCTCCAAGATGGCTGTGATGATCAAACTTATCTACAGGCTCTCTACGAATGTCTTGATCAATTAGATAGGCGATTTAAACCTGACTTTGTCATTTATCTTGCAGGTGCAGATCCCCATGAGGATGACCGCCTCGGTAGACTAAAAATCACCAAAGAAGGCATGCGATTAAGGGATGAGACCCTATTTCAATACGGTCTTGACCGAAACATACCAATCGCATTTTCAATGGCAGGTGGCTATGGGAAAGAAATTGCCTCTACCGTTGAAATCCACTATCAAACCATCCAAACCGCACTGCAGTTTCAGATGCGGTATTGA
- the ccmA gene encoding cytochrome c biogenesis heme-transporting ATPase CcmA: MTAHFSSTSSNNILTLQAQDLACVRGERKLFSNLSFSLHSGECLHVRGENGVGKTSLLRLLTGLSKPDAGQILWNQESISKQVDRYHRELLFLGHRDALKEELTALENLQTYAAVDDIALPVERALAALWRFGLRGRENLPVNCLSAGQKRRVLMARMLTRQAKLWISDEPFNALDVNAVTQLEELMAEHLASGGLLVLTSHQAVRIPNVRLLEL, translated from the coding sequence ATGACAGCCCATTTTTCTTCGACCTCCAGTAATAATATCTTGACGCTCCAAGCTCAAGATTTGGCTTGTGTGCGCGGAGAGCGAAAATTATTCTCAAATCTCAGTTTTAGTTTGCACTCAGGGGAATGCCTTCATGTGCGTGGAGAAAATGGCGTTGGGAAAACCAGTTTGTTACGTTTATTGACTGGCTTATCTAAGCCCGATGCAGGTCAGATTCTTTGGAATCAAGAATCCATTTCTAAGCAGGTCGATCGATACCACCGAGAATTATTATTTTTAGGTCATCGTGATGCACTTAAGGAAGAGTTAACTGCCCTTGAGAATCTCCAAACCTATGCTGCAGTTGATGATATTGCGCTACCTGTTGAGAGGGCGTTAGCTGCATTATGGCGTTTTGGATTGCGGGGCCGTGAAAATTTACCAGTCAATTGCCTATCGGCTGGACAGAAGCGTAGGGTATTAATGGCGCGTATGCTCACACGACAAGCAAAGTTGTGGATATCAGATGAGCCTTTTAATGCGCTTGATGTGAATGCAGTTACTCAGCTTGAAGAGTTAATGGCTGAGCATCTAGCATCAGGTGGATTATTGGTGTTGACTAGTCACCAGGCAGTTAGGATTCCTAATGTAAGGTTGCTCGAATTATGA
- the ahpC gene encoding alkyl hydroperoxide reductase subunit C, whose product MSIINTAVQPFKTEAFHNGKFVTITDETLKGKWSVLIFMPAAFTFNCPTEIEDAAENYAEFQKLGAEVYIVTTDTHFSHKVWHETSPAVGKAKFPLVGDPTHTLTNAFGVHIPEAGLALRGTFVINPEGVIKTAEIHSNEIARDVSETLRKLKAAQYTAAHPGEVCPAKWKEGAATLTPSLDLVGKI is encoded by the coding sequence ATGTCTATTATCAATACAGCCGTACAACCATTTAAAACTGAAGCTTTCCACAATGGTAAGTTTGTAACCATCACTGACGAGACCCTCAAGGGTAAGTGGTCAGTTCTCATTTTCATGCCAGCAGCATTTACATTTAACTGCCCAACCGAAATTGAAGACGCTGCTGAAAACTATGCAGAGTTCCAAAAATTAGGCGCTGAAGTCTATATCGTTACAACCGATACTCACTTCTCACACAAAGTTTGGCACGAGACTTCTCCTGCCGTTGGTAAAGCGAAGTTCCCACTCGTTGGCGACCCAACACACACATTGACAAACGCATTTGGCGTACATATTCCTGAAGCAGGTTTGGCATTGCGTGGCACATTCGTCATCAACCCAGAGGGCGTGATCAAGACAGCTGAGATTCACTCCAATGAAATTGCTCGTGATGTTTCTGAAACATTACGTAAGCTCAAAGCAGCTCAATACACAGCTGCTCACCCAGGTGAAGTATGCCCAGCTAAATGGAAAGAAGGCGCTGCTACTTTGACTCCATCTTTGGACCTCGTAGGCAAGATCTAA
- a CDS encoding DoxX family protein — protein sequence MNAICKSSSGPLALVARILLAAIFISAGLSKLTGFDGIVGYIASKGLPLPAVLAALTIALEVLGGIAVVIGYKARVAGFLLAGFSVVAAFIFHNFWAVPADQAYIQNIMFMKNLSMAGGLLLLTVFGAGGFSVDAKNKANES from the coding sequence ATGAACGCAATCTGCAAATCCAGCTCAGGTCCATTGGCATTGGTAGCAAGAATTTTATTGGCCGCAATTTTTATTTCTGCTGGCTTATCAAAGCTAACTGGATTTGATGGAATTGTTGGCTATATCGCATCAAAAGGCCTACCTCTTCCAGCAGTATTGGCTGCCCTCACAATCGCCTTGGAAGTATTAGGTGGAATTGCTGTGGTGATCGGCTATAAAGCCCGTGTAGCCGGTTTCTTGCTAGCTGGTTTCTCGGTGGTGGCCGCCTTCATTTTTCATAACTTCTGGGCAGTTCCAGCAGATCAAGCATATATTCAAAATATTATGTTTATGAAGAATCTAAGTATGGCAGGTGGTTTATTGCTCTTGACTGTATTTGGTGCCGGTGGTTTTTCTGTCGATGCTAAAAATAAGGCAAATGAATCTTAA
- a CDS encoding quinone oxidoreductase: MTKARVVSLDKLGSADVIKLIDKELPPPAKGEVQLRQTAIGFNFIDVYQRSGVYPLDLPTGLGHEAVGVIEALGEGVTGLKVGDRVMYMNAGIGAYASARNVAADKVVPVPGDISDEVAAAVFFKAMTAQYLVQKTYKVKAGDIVLVHAAAGGVGQILAGWAKALGAFVVGTVGSQAKVAAAKAAGCDAVVDYSNPNWVDEVLKATGGKKANVVYDSVAKDTFLGSLDCAAPFGTVALFGAASGPAPEIQPEILNKKGCLFLTRPSVFPHNATHALLQENAKAVFDAISKGHVKVQIGAKFPLEQAADAHRAAEGRKVSGAIVMIP, encoded by the coding sequence GTGACTAAAGCGCGAGTAGTAAGCTTAGATAAGCTTGGCAGTGCAGACGTAATCAAACTGATTGATAAAGAATTGCCTCCGCCAGCGAAAGGTGAAGTGCAATTGCGACAAACGGCGATTGGTTTTAACTTCATCGATGTCTATCAACGCTCAGGAGTTTACCCATTAGATTTGCCAACTGGCTTGGGTCATGAGGCTGTCGGAGTGATTGAGGCTTTAGGTGAGGGCGTGACTGGGCTCAAAGTGGGCGATCGCGTTATGTATATGAATGCGGGTATCGGTGCCTATGCAAGCGCGCGTAATGTTGCGGCTGATAAGGTGGTCCCAGTACCTGGCGATATCTCTGATGAAGTTGCCGCAGCAGTTTTCTTCAAAGCGATGACGGCGCAATACTTGGTGCAAAAGACTTATAAAGTTAAAGCGGGTGATATTGTTTTGGTGCATGCAGCCGCTGGTGGCGTTGGACAAATATTGGCAGGTTGGGCTAAAGCATTGGGAGCCTTTGTCGTTGGCACGGTTGGCTCGCAAGCAAAGGTAGCAGCGGCAAAAGCTGCAGGTTGCGATGCGGTGGTAGATTACTCTAATCCGAACTGGGTCGATGAGGTATTAAAGGCAACAGGTGGCAAGAAGGCTAACGTGGTTTATGACTCTGTTGCTAAAGATACATTCTTGGGTTCTTTGGATTGCGCTGCACCTTTTGGTACTGTTGCGCTGTTTGGTGCAGCCTCTGGCCCTGCCCCTGAAATTCAACCGGAGATCTTAAATAAAAAAGGTTGCTTGTTCCTAACAAGACCATCTGTTTTCCCGCATAACGCTACGCACGCATTGCTGCAGGAAAATGCAAAGGCAGTATTTGACGCTATTTCCAAAGGTCATGTCAAAGTGCAAATTGGTGCTAAATTTCCTCTAGAACAAGCAGCTGATGCGCATCGTGCTGCAGAAGGCAGAAAAGTGTCTGGTGCAATTGTGATGATTCCTTAA
- a CDS encoding heme ABC transporter permease: MTEIGTFSNNRLINWFKLSSPSTFYPVAGKLIPIFWALTALFGAIGLWISFFVAPVDAVQGQGYRIIFIHVPASWMSMFIYIVMAVWAGVGLIFNTRLSAMMAQALAPVGAWMAFLSLWTGAFWGKPMWGAWWVWDARLTSELILLFLYLGFMALQASIDNPRRADKAGAILALVGIVNVPIIYFSVKWWNTLHQGASVSLTKAPAMAQTMLWGMLLMALCFWMYSIAVGLMRVRTIILEREAHADWVKRLEEIKEVNG; encoded by the coding sequence ATGACAGAGATCGGCACCTTTTCAAATAACCGCTTGATTAACTGGTTTAAGTTATCAAGCCCGAGCACCTTTTATCCGGTGGCGGGTAAGCTCATTCCTATTTTCTGGGCCTTAACAGCACTGTTTGGGGCGATTGGTTTGTGGATTAGTTTTTTTGTTGCACCTGTTGATGCCGTGCAAGGACAGGGCTACCGCATTATCTTTATTCATGTTCCCGCTTCATGGATGTCGATGTTTATTTATATCGTGATGGCAGTTTGGGCGGGGGTGGGTCTTATCTTTAATACGCGTTTGTCTGCGATGATGGCTCAAGCTTTAGCGCCTGTTGGTGCTTGGATGGCATTTCTGTCTTTATGGACGGGTGCATTTTGGGGTAAACCAATGTGGGGTGCATGGTGGGTTTGGGATGCACGCCTGACATCGGAATTGATCTTATTATTTTTGTATTTGGGTTTTATGGCGTTACAAGCTTCTATTGATAACCCGCGCAGAGCTGACAAAGCTGGTGCAATCTTGGCATTAGTAGGCATCGTGAATGTGCCAATTATTTATTTCTCTGTGAAGTGGTGGAATACCTTGCATCAAGGTGCCTCTGTATCGTTAACAAAAGCCCCCGCAATGGCTCAAACGATGTTGTGGGGAATGCTGTTGATGGCGCTTTGTTTTTGGATGTATTCAATTGCGGTGGGATTGATGCGAGTCCGCACAATCATTCTGGAGCGTGAGGCTCATGCAGATTGGGTAAAGCGCTTAGAAGAGATTAAAGAGGTAAATGGTTAA
- a CDS encoding carboxypeptidase-like regulatory domain-containing protein: MNTFFKYVITSFFLIVSGFAFAQIPATQHSYGISYISGGVGEEESVAILAEAKQWPLLLELSQIENGRGVWIFGAQIKLINKQQKVIFNAQADGPYMLINLEPGDYSIEASYQGVEQKRTLNVKANASQKISLFWK; this comes from the coding sequence ATGAATACATTTTTTAAATACGTAATCACCAGCTTTTTTCTTATCGTTTCTGGTTTTGCCTTCGCGCAAATTCCTGCTACCCAGCATTCGTATGGCATCTCCTATATTTCTGGCGGGGTTGGTGAGGAAGAGTCTGTTGCAATTTTGGCTGAAGCGAAGCAGTGGCCATTGTTGTTAGAGTTATCTCAAATTGAGAATGGCAGAGGCGTGTGGATCTTTGGAGCACAAATTAAGCTCATCAATAAGCAGCAAAAAGTGATCTTTAATGCGCAAGCTGATGGCCCATACATGCTGATCAACTTGGAGCCAGGCGATTATTCTATTGAGGCAAGTTATCAAGGTGTTGAACAGAAAAGAACATTAAACGTGAAAGCAAATGCATCACAAAAGATATCTCTCTTCTGGAAGTGA
- a CDS encoding phasin family protein, which yields MSKSPQKAIDASKAVSRVAMESAQAIASINQKAAQDFAELIQRRVSDLMKTQDPKTAFDYVHAEVLQDAAKEVAHYHQQLLDVLRSGNKELSEIAEEMIQDSKADLIHFVNDATNNAPVGSEAYVSVFKTSFNNALQNFELVRAAMADSFANFEKSVESVANLSAAKGSSKKKQGRE from the coding sequence ATGAGTAAAAGTCCACAAAAAGCAATTGACGCTAGTAAGGCGGTAAGTCGTGTTGCCATGGAAAGTGCACAAGCGATTGCAAGCATCAATCAAAAGGCAGCCCAAGATTTCGCTGAGCTAATCCAAAGGCGTGTTTCTGATCTGATGAAAACGCAGGATCCTAAGACAGCTTTTGATTATGTTCATGCAGAGGTTTTACAGGATGCCGCAAAAGAGGTGGCTCACTACCATCAGCAGCTTCTTGATGTTCTTCGAAGTGGTAATAAAGAGTTATCGGAAATTGCTGAAGAAATGATTCAAGACTCAAAAGCGGATCTTATTCATTTTGTGAATGATGCTACCAATAATGCACCAGTTGGAAGTGAGGCATATGTTTCTGTATTTAAGACTTCTTTTAATAATGCACTCCAGAATTTTGAGCTAGTACGCGCTGCCATGGCAGACTCTTTCGCAAACTTTGAAAAGAGTGTGGAGAGTGTTGCTAACTTATCTGCTGCTAAGGGTTCTTCAAAGAAGAAACAGGGCAGAGAGTAG
- a CDS encoding metal-dependent hydrolase, with protein MGMHSLKKVFAAAIAMPLLLITGQSVIAQSAPSAQGKTELLWFGQAGFRIKTPEGKMILIDPWITGGPKTPPQYKNDLAAIGPIDVVLVTHAHVDHIGDAPTVAKSNNVKLYGPADMVTPLITLGILPADLGWRFNKTGRVTPLPGVKITAVQAEHSSLLVWKNPATDKMESHPAGEPVGYIIELENGFKIWHMGDTGLFSDMKFISEHYKPDLVLIPIGGNFTMAPDDAAYALKTWVKPKMVIPMHYNSNPMTKGTLAEFQAAMKGSNIKIIPMTEGETVQF; from the coding sequence ATGGGAATGCATTCACTTAAAAAAGTCTTTGCTGCTGCTATAGCAATGCCTTTATTGCTAATCACTGGACAATCTGTAATTGCACAGAGTGCTCCTAGCGCCCAAGGTAAAACAGAATTATTGTGGTTTGGTCAAGCTGGCTTTCGGATTAAAACACCAGAAGGTAAGATGATCTTGATTGATCCGTGGATTACTGGTGGACCTAAAACACCGCCTCAATACAAAAATGATCTCGCGGCAATTGGGCCAATAGATGTGGTGCTGGTAACGCATGCGCACGTTGATCACATTGGTGATGCGCCAACTGTTGCCAAATCGAATAATGTCAAGCTGTATGGCCCAGCCGATATGGTGACGCCACTCATTACTTTGGGAATACTTCCTGCAGACTTAGGATGGCGCTTTAACAAGACTGGACGAGTTACTCCATTGCCAGGGGTAAAGATAACCGCAGTACAAGCTGAGCACTCTTCTTTATTAGTTTGGAAAAATCCTGCAACCGACAAAATGGAATCACATCCTGCAGGTGAGCCAGTTGGCTACATCATCGAGCTGGAGAACGGATTCAAAATTTGGCACATGGGTGATACCGGCTTATTTAGCGATATGAAATTCATCAGCGAACATTACAAGCCAGACTTAGTATTGATTCCAATCGGCGGTAACTTTACGATGGCTCCGGATGATGCTGCATATGCTTTAAAAACTTGGGTGAAGCCAAAAATGGTAATCCCAATGCATTACAACTCTAATCCCATGACAAAAGGCACCTTAGCTGAGTTCCAAGCTGCGATGAAGGGAAGCAATATCAAAATCATTCCCATGACCGAGGGAGAAACAGTGCAGTTCTAG
- a CDS encoding transglycosylase SLT domain-containing protein, with amino-acid sequence MLSLSPINLKNIFTSLAIASVFFISALSNAQSSRSSTSGDEIWLGTYDQMLERGLIRVAVPYDRTIYINDKGVPRGLAVNMAQVFESWTNTKNAGEGKNKVSVKLIPIARAELFTALSSGKADIVIGNLGVNQSLPYSNEFLLNHAFRFNREVLISGPSSINVENIHDLSGQTVYGGPNINFDSTLQPLNKALNKAGKAPVNLISPLGVLDDEDLLEMVDAGLIPFVIIADWKAKLWQPIYKNLQIHNDIYADDLGWVGSAVRSSNADLNAELSEFYRTDKFNNALDAFHEQEYKDHAKGLKDPVEKAAWARFESMRLLFDKYGTEYKIDPLFIASLGFQETLLNQNAVSKVGAVGVMQLMPATGNALGVGDIHLLEPNIHAGADYMNQLITKYFPNINFAGKNRAIFAVASYNIGPNNVAKARDLAKQQGFDPDQWFGNVEFAAAEHMGYEPMVYVRNVYKYFISYELKLKKIQSIQP; translated from the coding sequence GTGTTGTCCTTAAGCCCCATAAATCTAAAAAACATATTTACTTCGCTGGCGATCGCTAGCGTTTTTTTTATTTCTGCTTTATCTAATGCGCAATCATCGCGTTCATCAACTTCTGGAGATGAGATTTGGTTGGGTACTTACGATCAGATGCTTGAGCGTGGATTGATACGAGTTGCCGTTCCATATGACCGAACAATCTATATTAACGATAAGGGAGTGCCGCGAGGGCTCGCGGTTAATATGGCTCAGGTATTTGAATCCTGGACTAACACTAAAAATGCGGGTGAAGGCAAGAACAAAGTTTCTGTAAAGTTGATTCCTATTGCTAGAGCAGAGCTTTTTACTGCATTGAGTTCGGGTAAGGCTGATATCGTGATTGGTAATTTGGGTGTGAATCAATCCTTGCCATATTCCAATGAGTTTCTCCTCAATCATGCCTTTAGATTTAATCGAGAGGTGTTGATATCTGGGCCTAGTTCAATTAACGTTGAAAACATCCATGATCTTTCAGGGCAGACCGTGTATGGCGGCCCTAACATCAATTTTGATTCTACCTTGCAGCCCTTAAATAAAGCGCTAAATAAGGCCGGTAAGGCCCCCGTTAATCTAATTTCTCCTCTAGGCGTTCTCGATGATGAGGATTTATTAGAGATGGTTGATGCAGGTCTGATTCCATTTGTAATCATTGCTGATTGGAAAGCCAAGCTTTGGCAACCTATCTATAAAAACTTGCAGATACACAATGATATTTATGCGGATGATTTGGGTTGGGTTGGTTCAGCCGTTCGTTCTAGCAATGCGGACTTAAATGCAGAACTTTCAGAATTTTATCGAACCGATAAATTTAATAATGCCTTAGATGCATTTCATGAGCAGGAATATAAGGATCACGCAAAAGGTTTAAAAGATCCCGTTGAAAAAGCTGCTTGGGCGCGCTTTGAGTCTATGCGCTTACTCTTTGATAAGTATGGTACTGAGTACAAAATTGATCCCCTTTTTATCGCATCGCTTGGATTTCAAGAAACGCTACTTAATCAAAATGCTGTAAGTAAGGTTGGCGCAGTAGGTGTAATGCAACTCATGCCTGCTACTGGTAATGCTCTTGGAGTGGGAGATATTCATTTACTGGAGCCTAATATTCATGCAGGTGCTGACTATATGAATCAGCTCATCACAAAATATTTTCCAAATATCAATTTTGCCGGTAAAAATCGTGCCATATTTGCCGTGGCTTCCTACAATATCGGCCCTAATAATGTTGCTAAGGCTAGAGATCTTGCCAAGCAGCAAGGATTTGATCCAGACCAATGGTTTGGTAATGTTGAGTTTGCTGCGGCCGAGCATATGGGCTATGAACCTATGGTTTATGTGAGGAACGTGTATAAGTACTTCATCTCTTATGAGCTAAAGCTGAAAAAGATTCAAAGTATTCAGCCCTAA
- a CDS encoding MarR family transcriptional regulator: MQTNFLPVLRNLVSAYQGFERYSAPDLRSMGLTMTQFDVIATLGNQPPMTCKELGEKTLVTKGTLTGVLERLESKGILDRKLNPDDARSQMIGLTIEGQKLFERVFPAHLQYLGKAFNQLSAKELAELSNVLQTLTTVFDK, translated from the coding sequence ATGCAAACGAACTTTTTACCTGTTTTGAGAAATTTGGTTTCTGCCTATCAGGGATTTGAGCGATATTCAGCACCAGATCTTCGATCTATGGGTTTAACAATGACCCAGTTTGATGTCATTGCGACCTTAGGCAATCAGCCACCAATGACTTGTAAAGAGTTAGGTGAAAAAACCTTGGTTACCAAAGGAACTCTAACGGGTGTTTTGGAAAGACTGGAATCAAAGGGTATTTTGGATCGCAAGTTAAATCCAGATGATGCTCGCAGTCAGATGATTGGATTAACTATAGAAGGTCAGAAACTATTTGAAAGAGTGTTTCCAGCGCATTTGCAATATCTAGGTAAAGCATTCAATCAATTAAGCGCAAAAGAGCTTGCAGAGCTATCAAACGTCCTGCAAACACTAACTACTGTTTTTGATAAATAA
- the ccmB gene encoding heme exporter protein CcmB, with translation MSALFAVIHRDLLLVARRKSEVLTALFFFVVVTSLFPLGIGADATLLRKVAPGVIWVAALLSTLLGLHRMFATDYADGSLEQMALSPQSMVMIVAGKILAHWIVCGLPLVILAPIIGIQFDLDRTSLYVLMGTLLLGTPVLSLLGSIGAALTLGVRGGSLLVSLLILPLYTPVLIFGAGAVYANSVGLDTSGHFSLLGAIFILALAFVPWVSASAVKIAIE, from the coding sequence ATGAGCGCTCTATTTGCGGTAATTCATCGTGATTTGCTATTGGTAGCGCGCCGTAAGAGTGAAGTACTTACTGCATTATTTTTCTTCGTAGTAGTCACTAGCCTTTTCCCGCTCGGTATCGGTGCAGATGCCACGCTCTTACGCAAGGTGGCACCTGGAGTGATTTGGGTGGCGGCTTTGTTATCAACTTTACTGGGGCTACATCGCATGTTTGCGACGGATTACGCAGATGGTTCCCTGGAGCAAATGGCCTTATCGCCTCAATCGATGGTGATGATTGTTGCGGGAAAAATTTTGGCACATTGGATTGTTTGCGGCCTTCCGCTAGTGATCTTGGCCCCGATTATTGGAATCCAGTTCGATCTGGATAGAACTTCCTTATATGTATTAATGGGGACACTTTTATTGGGAACCCCAGTGTTATCTCTATTGGGATCAATTGGGGCGGCGCTAACCCTTGGTGTTCGTGGCGGTAGTTTGCTTGTTAGCTTGCTCATTTTGCCGCTTTACACTCCGGTATTAATTTTTGGTGCTGGCGCAGTTTATGCCAATAGTGTTGGCCTAGATACTTCAGGACATTTTTCTTTATTGGGCGCGATATTCATTTTGGCTTTAGCATTTGTACCTTGGGTCAGCGCTAGCGCTGTAAAGATTGCAATCGAATGA
- a CDS encoding flavodoxin family protein, protein MTKVAVVFHSGYGHTVKQAEAVAKGANGTLVAIDAEGNLTDAQWATLNEADAIVFGSPTYMGTVSWQFKKFADASSKQWFSQQWKDKVFGGFTNSATMNGDKHSTLHYFFTLAMQHSGLWVGTGLMPSNSKAAKRDDVNYVGSFAGAMMQTPSDAGADEVNPGDLETARLYGQRIAEITKRLK, encoded by the coding sequence ATGACAAAAGTAGCAGTTGTATTTCATAGTGGCTATGGCCACACAGTAAAGCAGGCCGAAGCTGTTGCAAAGGGTGCGAATGGCACTTTGGTTGCCATTGATGCTGAAGGTAATCTTACCGATGCTCAGTGGGCAACTCTAAATGAAGCGGATGCGATTGTATTTGGATCGCCAACTTATATGGGTACTGTGAGTTGGCAATTTAAGAAATTTGCTGATGCTAGTTCAAAGCAATGGTTTTCACAGCAATGGAAAGATAAGGTGTTTGGTGGTTTCACAAACTCCGCAACAATGAATGGTGATAAGCATTCAACATTGCATTATTTCTTTACACTAGCGATGCAACATTCTGGTTTGTGGGTCGGTACTGGTTTGATGCCATCAAATTCAAAAGCGGCCAAGCGTGATGATGTGAACTATGTTGGTTCATTTGCTGGCGCTATGATGCAAACCCCATCTGATGCCGGTGCGGATGAGGTTAATCCTGGCGATCTTGAGACAGCCAGACTCTATGGACAGCGTATTGCCGAAATCACAAAACGTTTGAAATAA